From Candidatus Neptunochlamydia vexilliferae, a single genomic window includes:
- a CDS encoding cysteine desulfurase: MDLFDVWRVRERFPMLKRKMNGRPLVYLDTAATSQKPQCVIDAMILFYAQEYGTVHRAVYELAARSTEMYSGVRVKVQEFINARQEEEIVFTRGTTEAINLVAQSFGKAFLKAGDEIIISEMEHHSNIVPWQLLAEEKDLKLKFIPMDHNGELRLDVFQELLSERTKLVSVAHIANVTGTINPIKEITDLAHMAGAKVLIDGAQAASHLSLDMQKLDVDFYTFSGHKMYGPTGVGVLYGKYDLLKEMPPLMGGGDMIETVTMEKTTYQEPPLRFEAGTPSIAQVIGLGAAIEYIESVGKEQIEEWENRLLRYATEKLEEIHGLTIIGNAKKKSGIISFTLEDVHSLDLGTLLGLKGIAIRTGHLCAQPTLARFGLSSLSRISFGVYNTFEEVDTVVEAIQEGILLLKPELSY, from the coding sequence ATGGATCTATTTGATGTTTGGCGGGTCAGAGAACGTTTTCCGATGCTTAAGAGGAAGATGAATGGACGCCCTCTTGTCTACTTAGATACAGCAGCCACCTCTCAGAAACCTCAGTGTGTGATCGATGCGATGATCCTTTTTTATGCGCAAGAGTATGGGACGGTTCATCGCGCCGTTTATGAACTAGCAGCCCGTTCGACCGAAATGTATAGTGGGGTTCGTGTTAAGGTCCAAGAGTTTATCAATGCACGGCAAGAAGAGGAGATTGTCTTTACGCGGGGAACCACGGAGGCGATCAACCTCGTTGCCCAGTCCTTCGGAAAAGCTTTTCTAAAGGCTGGAGATGAGATCATCATCTCTGAAATGGAGCACCATTCCAATATCGTTCCATGGCAGCTTCTTGCAGAAGAAAAAGATCTTAAGCTCAAATTTATTCCGATGGATCATAATGGAGAGCTTCGCCTCGATGTCTTTCAGGAGCTGCTGTCTGAGCGGACAAAACTTGTTTCAGTCGCTCACATCGCCAATGTCACGGGGACGATCAACCCGATTAAGGAAATCACCGACCTTGCCCACATGGCAGGGGCAAAGGTTCTGATCGATGGGGCGCAAGCCGCTTCCCATCTTTCTTTAGATATGCAAAAGCTTGACGTGGACTTCTATACCTTCTCTGGTCATAAGATGTATGGGCCAACGGGAGTGGGAGTTCTCTACGGAAAGTATGATCTTTTAAAGGAGATGCCTCCTTTGATGGGTGGGGGAGACATGATCGAAACGGTCACCATGGAAAAGACCACCTATCAAGAGCCTCCCCTCCGGTTTGAGGCAGGAACCCCTTCTATTGCGCAAGTGATTGGTCTAGGGGCTGCTATTGAATATATCGAATCGGTGGGAAAAGAGCAAATCGAAGAGTGGGAAAACCGCCTCCTTCGCTATGCCACCGAAAAGCTCGAGGAGATTCATGGGCTGACCATTATCGGCAATGCCAAGAAAAAGAGTGGAATCATTAGCTTCACTCTGGAAGATGTTCACTCTCTCGACTTGGGGACCCTCCTTGGCCTGAAGGGGATTGCTATCCGCACCGGCCACCTCTGCGCGCAACCCACCCTTGCCCGCTTTGGCCTCTCTTCCCTTTCTCGGATTTCTTTTGGGGTTTACAATACCTTTGAAGAGGTTGATACCGTTGTCGAAGCGATTCAAGAGGGGATTCTTCTTCTGAAGCCGGAACTTTCCTACTAA
- the sufB gene encoding Fe-S cluster assembly protein SufB, translating into MSTEEILSSREEYKYGFQTDIETEVFPKGLDEETVRALSAKKGEPDFMLEFRLKAFRKWKEMTPPDWGHLKIAPIDFQDMRYYAAPKKKQELSSLDEVDPEILKTFDKLGIPLEEQKRLSNVAVDVVFDSVSLGTTFYETLEKAGVVLCSMSEAVKKYPELLEKYLGTVVPIGDNFYAALNSAVFSDGSFVYIPKGVRSPIELSTYFRINERETGQFERTLIIAEPGSYVSYLEGCTAPAYDENQLHAAVVELIAHEDAEIKYSTVQNWYAGDRKTGKGGIYNFVTKRGKCAGNRSKISWTQVEAGAAITWKYPSCILQGDDSVGEFYSVALTNGKMQADTGTKMIHLGKRTSSTIISKGISADESSNTYRGLVHISSRAEGARNFTQCDSMLVKNACSANTFPYIEVHNETAELEHEASTSKMNEEQLFYLQSRGISMEDAIQMIVNGFCEEVIKELPLEFAAEAQKLLTLKLERSVG; encoded by the coding sequence ATGTCAACAGAAGAGATCCTTTCCTCTAGAGAGGAATACAAATATGGCTTTCAGACCGACATCGAGACCGAGGTTTTCCCCAAGGGACTCGATGAAGAAACGGTCCGCGCCCTTTCTGCCAAGAAAGGGGAGCCTGACTTCATGCTCGAATTCCGCCTCAAAGCCTTCCGAAAGTGGAAGGAAATGACCCCTCCCGACTGGGGCCACCTAAAGATCGCTCCGATCGATTTTCAAGACATGCGCTACTATGCAGCTCCAAAGAAGAAGCAGGAGCTGAGCAGCCTCGATGAGGTCGATCCCGAGATCTTGAAAACCTTTGATAAGTTGGGCATTCCTCTAGAAGAGCAGAAGCGGCTAAGCAATGTGGCGGTCGATGTCGTTTTCGACTCGGTTTCGCTCGGAACCACTTTTTATGAGACCCTTGAGAAGGCGGGTGTTGTCCTCTGCTCGATGAGTGAAGCGGTGAAGAAATACCCCGAGCTTCTGGAAAAATATTTGGGAACGGTGGTGCCGATCGGGGATAATTTCTATGCGGCGCTCAATTCGGCGGTTTTTTCCGATGGCTCTTTTGTCTACATCCCAAAGGGTGTGCGCAGTCCGATTGAGCTTTCGACCTATTTTCGGATCAATGAACGGGAGACGGGGCAGTTTGAGCGGACACTCATTATTGCGGAGCCGGGCTCTTATGTGAGCTATTTGGAAGGGTGTACTGCCCCTGCTTATGACGAAAACCAACTCCATGCCGCGGTGGTTGAGCTGATCGCCCATGAAGATGCGGAGATCAAGTATTCAACGGTGCAAAACTGGTATGCAGGAGATCGAAAGACCGGCAAGGGAGGGATTTACAACTTTGTGACGAAGCGGGGCAAGTGCGCGGGCAACCGGTCTAAGATTTCTTGGACGCAGGTCGAAGCGGGCGCCGCGATTACCTGGAAGTACCCAAGCTGCATTTTGCAGGGAGATGACTCGGTCGGGGAGTTTTACTCGGTGGCGCTGACCAATGGAAAAATGCAGGCCGACACGGGAACGAAGATGATTCACCTGGGAAAACGGACAAGCTCAACGATCATTTCGAAAGGGATTTCAGCCGATGAGTCTTCCAATACCTATCGGGGACTGGTTCATATTTCTTCAAGGGCGGAAGGGGCACGGAACTTTACTCAGTGTGACTCGATGCTGGTAAAGAATGCATGTAGTGCGAACACCTTCCCTTACATTGAGGTTCATAATGAGACGGCAGAGCTGGAACATGAAGCCTCGACTTCAAAGATGAATGAAGAACAGCTGTTTTACCTCCAGTCGCGGGGGATTTCGATGGAAGATGCGATTCAGATGATTGTCAATGGCTTTTGCGAAGAGGTGATCAAGGAGCTTCCTTTGGAGTTTGCGGCGGAAGCGCAAAAATTATTAACACTTAAGTTAGAAAGGTCAGTCGGATGA
- a CDS encoding ATP-binding protein — translation MKKLPIGIQSIKKILVKGEYAYVDKTEIIRELIDEGAPHYFMSRPRRFGKSLFLDTLREIFSGNKELFKGCQIYNSDYEWDKHPVVYLDFSKIANQTPSQLETALKVRLGIIAKEYGISIITTDVQVALDTLVVELSNKYGRKVVVLVDEYDKPIIDRLDNLDIAKKNKDLLKGFFGTLKGLDAQLRFTLTTGVSKFSQVSLFSGLNNLTDITMSPEYAGMLGYTEDELKTVFSDHIQEVVKQRGQQGNLVTEEAVIDEIRKWYNGYRFSEKALFIYNPYSTLHYLKTKKAEGYWYSTGTPSFLIEEIKKHPQAIVPLCGTSVLKSTLSDISKIDRIHLAALMFQTGYLTIRGHNPEENSYDLDFPNKEVKDAFFNSLLEEFTEVNPLEVTRVAKEVKKALEDKELESFIDKINAHFAKIPYQIFQHAKEGFYQAVFFTFLEKSGVKTEAETATNTGRIDLVCETSNSFFVFELKLNRTADIAFKQAEEKKYRERYSLSEKNILVLGINFSSKSRNIGDWKGILYSPSGDSVRTYSKNF, via the coding sequence ATGAAAAAGTTACCTATCGGGATTCAGAGCATAAAAAAAATTCTTGTTAAAGGTGAGTATGCTTATGTCGATAAAACAGAGATTATTAGGGAGCTAATTGATGAAGGAGCTCCTCATTATTTTATGTCGCGCCCCAGGAGATTTGGAAAATCTCTTTTTCTTGATACTCTAAGGGAAATTTTTAGTGGCAATAAAGAACTCTTTAAAGGATGTCAGATTTATAATAGTGATTATGAATGGGATAAACATCCAGTTGTATATTTAGACTTCTCAAAAATCGCAAACCAGACCCCTAGTCAACTCGAAACTGCACTGAAAGTAAGGCTTGGAATCATTGCCAAAGAATATGGCATATCTATTATTACAACTGACGTTCAGGTGGCTTTAGATACACTGGTTGTCGAACTGTCGAATAAATATGGCAGAAAGGTTGTGGTATTAGTTGATGAATATGATAAACCCATCATAGATCGTTTGGACAATCTTGATATCGCCAAAAAAAATAAAGACCTTCTTAAGGGATTCTTTGGAACATTAAAAGGTTTGGATGCACAGCTTCGGTTTACACTTACAACAGGTGTAAGTAAGTTTTCTCAAGTTTCTCTTTTTTCAGGACTTAACAATTTAACAGACATCACTATGAGTCCTGAATATGCTGGGATGTTGGGGTATACTGAGGACGAGCTTAAGACGGTTTTCTCAGATCATATTCAAGAGGTTGTCAAGCAAAGAGGTCAACAGGGGAATTTGGTAACAGAAGAGGCTGTTATAGACGAAATCCGTAAGTGGTACAATGGCTATCGCTTTTCGGAAAAAGCCCTTTTCATTTATAATCCTTATTCAACGCTTCATTATCTAAAAACCAAAAAAGCAGAAGGCTATTGGTATAGTACAGGGACCCCATCCTTTTTAATCGAGGAAATCAAAAAACATCCCCAAGCGATTGTCCCTTTATGTGGAACATCTGTCTTAAAAAGTACCCTTTCTGATATCAGTAAAATTGATCGAATTCATTTGGCTGCTCTCATGTTTCAAACAGGTTATCTCACTATAAGAGGGCATAACCCAGAAGAAAACTCTTACGATCTTGACTTTCCTAATAAAGAGGTTAAGGATGCTTTTTTTAACTCTCTTCTTGAGGAATTCACAGAAGTTAACCCTTTAGAGGTAACCCGTGTTGCTAAAGAAGTTAAAAAAGCACTAGAGGACAAGGAATTAGAGAGTTTTATAGATAAAATAAATGCTCACTTTGCAAAAATACCATACCAGATATTCCAGCATGCAAAAGAGGGATTTTACCAAGCCGTATTTTTTACGTTCTTAGAGAAGTCTGGTGTTAAAACAGAGGCCGAAACAGCCACAAATACTGGTCGAATAGACCTCGTGTGTGAAACCTCGAATTCATTTTTTGTCTTTGAGCTTAAGTTAAATAGAACAGCAGATATTGCATTTAAGCAAGCAGAAGAAAAGAAATACAGAGAAAGATATTCCTTGAGTGAAAAAAATATTTTGGTCCTAGGGATAAACTTTAGCTCCAAGTCACGAAATATTGGTGATTGGAAAGGGATTCTTTATTCTCCATCTGGAGATTCTGTGAGAACCTATAGTAAAAATTTTTAG
- the sufC gene encoding Fe-S cluster assembly ATPase SufC, which produces MIEVKGSNLLKNRRNQTNFLTPDRFMLKIEGLCVSVEGKEILKGFSLTVKPGEIHAIMGPNGAGKSTLAKVLAGHPSYEVTGGSITFLGEDLLEMDIEDRARLGLFMGFQYPVEIPGVSNADFLRSALNSKRKEPLSEEDFQALLKQKMEEMEIPPSFGERDVNGGFSGGEKKRNEVLQMAILEPKLAILDETDSGLDIDAMRIVAEGVNKQLGSDNALILITHYQRLLDYIKPQFVHVVVDGKIVETGGPELALHLEEKGYTLL; this is translated from the coding sequence GTGATCGAAGTAAAGGGAAGCAATCTGCTCAAAAATCGAAGAAATCAAACAAACTTTTTAACCCCGGATAGGTTCATGCTAAAGATTGAAGGTTTATGTGTATCGGTTGAGGGAAAGGAGATCTTGAAAGGCTTTTCTTTGACTGTAAAGCCGGGAGAAATCCATGCGATTATGGGACCGAATGGTGCGGGAAAATCGACGCTCGCTAAGGTTTTGGCCGGTCACCCGAGCTATGAGGTCACAGGGGGATCGATCACCTTTTTGGGAGAAGACCTTTTGGAGATGGATATTGAGGACCGGGCCCGCTTGGGTCTTTTTATGGGCTTCCAATATCCGGTTGAAATTCCTGGAGTGAGTAATGCAGATTTCTTGCGAAGCGCTCTAAATAGTAAGCGGAAAGAGCCCCTTTCAGAAGAGGATTTCCAGGCTCTTTTAAAGCAAAAGATGGAAGAGATGGAGATTCCTCCCTCTTTTGGAGAACGGGATGTCAATGGGGGCTTTTCAGGAGGAGAGAAGAAGCGGAACGAAGTGCTTCAGATGGCGATTTTAGAGCCGAAGCTAGCGATTTTGGATGAAACCGACTCGGGACTCGATATCGATGCGATGCGCATCGTTGCTGAAGGGGTCAATAAGCAATTGGGTAGTGACAATGCTCTCATTTTGATCACCCACTACCAACGCCTTTTAGATTACATCAAGCCTCAGTTTGTCCACGTGGTTGTGGATGGAAAAATTGTTGAAACGGGAGGGCCTGAGCTAGCCCTTCACCTCGAAGAAAAAGGGTATACACTGCTGTGA
- a CDS encoding SufB/SufD family protein produces METLKPYLSNEPWRQKFWEAAVKKGLPTKKWDPFKYVSLKGLYKMSFEKKEGESTLSSSECAFRGCISKESGVDATDFMPNDDPIAAGAIGEECGTKDVVPTSALLEIDPLNACSSDGIISLPLDEAMGSYGSLLQKRWTEALGKEQNPFALLSHALYQEGRFLYIPPGKVASLNWEFFAEEGAFYAPKMEIFLGKGARLVLERRTTGKGSYFYNEHIEVTLDEGAHVTLNAHREHEGYAMHTLRAHLKRDAKLDSFTFSKGAPTEREDIEVTLGGENSEVDLKGLSIVGSQDEVHQFINVRHVVPHCRSNQHYKTALYGRGRSSFEGKIYVEKEAQKTEAYQLNNNLLLSSKAQAMSKPNLEIFADDVKASHGATCAQPKEEELFYLRTRGLSLEEARGHLARGFCAEMMDGKVVDQFLQIRSSDGSI; encoded by the coding sequence TTGGAGACGCTGAAACCCTATCTTTCTAACGAGCCGTGGCGCCAAAAGTTTTGGGAAGCTGCGGTGAAAAAGGGACTCCCGACCAAGAAATGGGATCCCTTTAAGTATGTCTCTCTAAAGGGACTTTATAAGATGTCCTTTGAGAAGAAAGAGGGGGAGAGTACCCTTTCTTCCTCAGAGTGTGCGTTCAGGGGGTGCATTTCTAAGGAAAGCGGAGTAGACGCTACAGATTTTATGCCAAATGACGACCCCATAGCCGCAGGCGCTATAGGGGAGGAATGCGGTACAAAAGATGTGGTGCCTACTTCCGCTTTACTGGAAATTGACCCCCTAAATGCGTGCTCCTCAGACGGGATTATCTCTCTTCCTTTGGATGAGGCGATGGGGTCTTATGGTTCTTTATTGCAAAAGAGATGGACCGAGGCTCTAGGGAAAGAGCAAAATCCTTTTGCTCTTTTAAGTCATGCCCTTTACCAAGAGGGGCGCTTTCTCTACATCCCTCCAGGAAAAGTGGCTTCTTTGAACTGGGAGTTTTTTGCAGAAGAGGGGGCTTTTTATGCCCCTAAAATGGAGATCTTTTTAGGGAAAGGGGCGCGTCTGGTCTTGGAAAGGCGGACAACTGGGAAGGGAAGTTACTTTTATAATGAGCATATAGAGGTGACTCTTGATGAGGGGGCTCATGTGACACTCAACGCTCACCGGGAACACGAAGGATATGCGATGCATACCTTACGTGCCCACTTGAAGCGGGATGCAAAGCTCGATTCCTTTACCTTTTCTAAGGGGGCCCCAACCGAAAGGGAAGATATTGAAGTGACATTGGGAGGGGAAAATAGTGAGGTTGACCTTAAGGGACTTTCGATTGTGGGAAGTCAAGATGAGGTTCACCAGTTTATCAATGTTCGCCATGTAGTGCCCCACTGCCGCTCTAACCAACACTATAAGACCGCTCTTTATGGACGAGGACGTTCGAGTTTTGAGGGGAAAATCTATGTGGAAAAAGAGGCGCAGAAAACAGAGGCCTATCAACTCAACAACAATCTCCTTCTCAGTTCGAAGGCGCAGGCGATGAGTAAACCCAACTTAGAGATTTTTGCCGATGATGTGAAAGCTTCTCATGGAGCAACATGTGCGCAGCCAAAGGAAGAGGAACTTTTTTACTTAAGGACCCGAGGCCTTTCCCTAGAAGAGGCAAGGGGGCATTTGGCGCGGGGTTTTTGCGCCGAGATGATGGATGGAAAAGTGGTCGATCAATTTTTGCAGATAAGGTCATCCGATGGATCTATTTGA